A stretch of the Bacteroidota bacterium genome encodes the following:
- a CDS encoding T9SS type A sorting domain-containing protein, giving the protein MKNKKITQLILSSLAAIALPVLSSTAQIVGADAYLKGNNVEIGISGLGGFEGAPIDSATVPLGLHYRSNNPYFGFVANPQLNAWASFDGDFFTPGSPENGWGFEIVDTAGVSLANNCASLQQINGAITLWNYTAPQIDCDWEGDATSGTDLHWKISYQLQDNDLFYITTVTVTNNTLATIPELYYYRNLDPDNNIMLSSDYTTQNTIIGQPLCCTYANVSATQTTPWNSYFAFLTEADTNWRASYGGFANRDASNLWNGVGFTQTVGATNFADEAITVSYRIQNLAPGGSEVFKYCTLFNGDSLTVASATTSLNLSSTGINESANLENLVSVYPNPFTDNTTISINKGIHLKNAELIVYNVLGKEMTSVKDIQSHEFKLDKNKLSTGVYLYRVINNGAEIATGKLIIK; this is encoded by the coding sequence ATGAAAAACAAAAAAATTACTCAACTTATTTTATCTTCATTAGCGGCAATTGCTTTGCCTGTCCTGTCTTCTACAGCTCAGATTGTTGGAGCAGATGCTTATTTAAAAGGAAATAATGTCGAAATAGGAATCTCCGGATTAGGAGGATTTGAAGGCGCACCTATAGATTCAGCAACTGTTCCTTTGGGATTACATTATCGATCGAATAATCCTTATTTCGGATTCGTTGCTAATCCTCAATTAAATGCATGGGCAAGTTTTGATGGCGACTTTTTTACGCCAGGCAGCCCAGAAAATGGTTGGGGGTTTGAAATCGTAGATACAGCTGGTGTTTCACTAGCGAACAACTGCGCATCTCTTCAGCAAATCAATGGCGCCATTACCCTTTGGAACTATACTGCTCCTCAAATCGATTGCGATTGGGAAGGAGATGCTACATCGGGAACCGACTTGCATTGGAAAATTAGTTATCAGTTGCAAGACAATGATTTGTTTTATATAACAACTGTTACAGTTACGAATAATACATTGGCTACAATTCCTGAATTGTATTATTACAGAAACCTTGACCCGGATAATAACATCATGTTATCGTCTGACTATACGACTCAAAACACCATCATTGGTCAGCCGCTTTGTTGCACTTACGCAAATGTAAGCGCTACTCAAACTACTCCTTGGAACTCTTATTTTGCCTTTTTAACGGAGGCTGATACAAATTGGAGAGCTTCTTATGGCGGATTTGCCAATAGAGATGCTTCTAATTTGTGGAATGGTGTTGGATTTACTCAAACAGTCGGTGCAACTAATTTTGCTGATGAAGCGATTACCGTTTCTTATCGTATTCAGAACTTGGCTCCAGGTGGTTCAGAAGTATTCAAATATTGCACCTTGTTTAATGGTGATTCATTAACAGTTGCCAGTGCAACTACTAGCTTGAATCTTTCTTCAACAGGGATCAACGAAAGTGCAAATTTAGAAAACCTGGTTTCAGTGTATCCTAACCCTTTTACAGATAATACCACTATTAGCATTAATAAAGGTATTCATTTGAAGAATGCTGAATTAATTGTTTACAATGTACTTGGAAAGGAAATGACTTCTGTGAAAGACATTCAATCGCATGAATTTAAACTGGATAAAAATAAATTATCTACAGGAGTTTATTTGTATAGAGTTATCAATAACGGTGCTGAAATAGCAACAGGAAAGCTTATTATCAAGTAA
- a CDS encoding gliding motility-associated C-terminal domain-containing protein encodes MKKHIFTFVLLATVSLQGFAQTIKLPATDTKEYEIMKAEGKIPSGFNFENVNTSFQPSMEDLARLGISHKMPASGCGCYITPDASYTLAMAPNDDLSTGLLAIPFTFCLYGTNYTTLYINNNGNISFGTPYGTFSSSSFPFAPNVMVAPFWGDVDTRGTGTVKYKITPTAMYINWEAVGYYSSMTDKVNTFQLIITDGTDPILPAGNNIAFCYGDMQWTTGAASSGVGGFGGIPSTVGVNKGDAINYIQLGRFDQPGAAYDGGYGANDGVSWLDNQSFYFNSCSGNNIAPIVSISPPLLGGGGACDTLKLCGTNDTLVVSALFLSPEIGQITNIVVNLPPVPGFSVLSNTPGNSATADVQIIASPANAGLQTITFIATDDGVPAGVTTVNLNVFIDTTGLAAFNPVISGVLDFCVGDSTTLSVSPTTYDGYIWNNGSTAFSINANASGQYWCTANENGCYKTVVVDVVEHPNPTPEIIGNLFTCFSNTTDLTVDSTGLYTNYLWSNASTNDSITVLTGTFTVTVTDAFGCVGTSPPVTVVNANPAVTITGSVPFCPNDSITLNAVPTIPAGASYLWSNSDNTSSTVVNSAGQVIVTVSYTNGCNAADTINTTQYDSPFANYSSNPNGTANPGTTVNFTDLSTIASGTIINWVWNFGDSLGIGSTNQNPSHIYGADGTYIVTLAVQSNNGCWDTIFFDYVIVSEISIPNIFTPNGDLHNEFLEFKNLSFYPGTALSIFNRWGNKIYESADYQNNWNGDGNSDGVYYFILENPKFEKPIASFFHIAR; translated from the coding sequence ATGAAAAAACACATTTTTACTTTCGTTTTACTTGCGACAGTTTCGTTACAAGGTTTTGCTCAAACGATTAAGCTTCCGGCTACCGATACAAAAGAGTATGAAATCATGAAAGCCGAAGGGAAAATTCCTTCAGGATTCAATTTTGAAAATGTAAATACTTCTTTTCAACCTTCTATGGAAGATTTGGCCCGCTTAGGGATTAGTCATAAAATGCCTGCTTCCGGTTGTGGATGCTACATTACACCCGATGCTTCTTATACATTGGCAATGGCTCCGAATGACGATTTAAGTACCGGTTTATTGGCGATTCCGTTTACTTTTTGCTTGTATGGAACCAATTATACCACTTTGTATATTAACAATAATGGAAATATCTCTTTTGGGACGCCTTATGGAACTTTCTCCTCTTCGTCTTTCCCATTTGCACCTAATGTAATGGTTGCTCCATTTTGGGGAGATGTGGATACACGTGGTACTGGAACTGTGAAATATAAAATCACACCTACAGCAATGTATATCAATTGGGAAGCTGTTGGTTATTATAGTTCCATGACCGATAAAGTAAATACTTTTCAGCTGATTATCACAGATGGTACAGATCCAATCTTGCCTGCAGGTAACAATATTGCTTTTTGTTATGGTGATATGCAATGGACTACAGGAGCGGCTTCTTCTGGAGTTGGTGGATTTGGAGGGATACCTTCAACTGTAGGCGTAAACAAAGGAGATGCTATTAATTATATTCAATTAGGTCGATTTGATCAGCCCGGTGCTGCTTACGATGGCGGTTATGGTGCAAATGATGGTGTTAGTTGGTTAGATAATCAATCATTTTATTTCAATTCTTGTTCTGGTAATAACATTGCTCCAATTGTGAGCATTTCTCCTCCATTATTGGGTGGAGGTGGAGCTTGTGATACCCTCAAACTTTGTGGTACTAACGATACACTTGTTGTAAGTGCTTTGTTTCTTTCACCAGAAATCGGACAAATAACAAATATTGTTGTAAATCTACCTCCGGTTCCAGGATTTAGTGTCTTAAGTAATACTCCTGGAAATTCAGCTACAGCTGATGTACAAATTATTGCATCACCGGCAAATGCTGGTTTGCAAACGATTACGTTTATTGCTACTGATGACGGTGTTCCTGCCGGGGTGACCACCGTTAACCTAAACGTGTTTATTGATACTACTGGCCTTGCAGCCTTTAATCCTGTTATTTCTGGAGTACTTGATTTCTGCGTAGGCGATAGTACTACATTAAGTGTTTCTCCTACAACTTATGATGGCTATATCTGGAACAATGGTTCTACTGCTTTTTCAATTAATGCAAATGCATCTGGACAATACTGGTGTACCGCAAATGAAAATGGATGCTACAAAACTGTAGTGGTAGATGTGGTTGAACATCCAAATCCAACTCCTGAAATTATCGGAAATCTATTCACTTGTTTTTCAAATACAACTGATTTAACTGTTGATTCAACGGGATTGTATACAAACTATTTATGGTCAAATGCAAGTACGAACGATTCCATCACTGTGCTAACAGGTACATTTACAGTTACCGTAACCGATGCGTTTGGATGTGTTGGAACATCGCCTCCTGTTACAGTTGTAAACGCGAATCCTGCCGTAACAATTACTGGATCAGTTCCTTTTTGCCCGAATGATAGCATTACTTTAAATGCAGTACCTACAATTCCAGCTGGTGCAAGTTATTTATGGTCGAATTCGGATAATACGTCATCTACCGTTGTTAATTCTGCCGGACAAGTTATTGTTACCGTTAGTTATACAAATGGTTGTAATGCCGCTGATACAATTAATACAACACAATACGATTCCCCATTTGCGAATTATAGCAGTAATCCGAACGGAACCGCTAATCCTGGAACAACTGTCAATTTCACCGACTTGTCAACCATCGCTTCCGGAACGATTATTAATTGGGTTTGGAATTTTGGTGATAGCTTAGGAATTGGTTCTACAAATCAAAATCCTTCCCATATTTACGGAGCAGATGGTACTTACATCGTAACACTTGCTGTTCAAAGTAATAATGGCTGTTGGGATACAATCTTCTTTGACTATGTGATTGTGTCGGAAATTTCTATTCCGAATATCTTCACACCAAATGGAGATTTGCACAATGAGTTTTTAGAATTCAAAAATTTAAGTTTCTATCCTGGTACAGCACTTTCCATCTTTAATAGATGGGGAAATAAAATCTATGAAAGTGCCGATTACCAAAACAATTGGAATGGTGATGGTAATTCAGATGGTGTATACTATTTTATCCTAGAAAACCCGAAATTTGAAAAACCAATTGCGAGTTTCTTTCATATAGCCAGGTAA
- the aroA gene encoding 3-phosphoshikimate 1-carboxyvinyltransferase translates to MNYLISHPTKNIQGEIILTASKSESNRALIIQALCSQRFEIANLATAQDTVTLNGVLSDPNNQKIDVGAAGTTMRFLTAYFATRMGTVVLTGSDRMKKRPIGILVNALRDLGADIEYLENEGFPPLKITGKALRGGEIEMDGNVSSQFISALLLISPQLQNGLVIKFKGNITSRPYINMTLKMMEEFRVYGQWHDNSISVSQQNYHIKSDEGYKYQVEADWSAASYWYAIVALSDNADLTIKGLKHPSLQGDSILAEVFTFFGVKTEYISDGIRITKNRIKDEHFGFDFSDCPDIAQTVAVVVSALTIPALFNGLHTLRIKETDRIQALKVELKKIGTVVDILNDNGVKISPQPITQLPVTFSTYEDHRMAMAFSALAMKLNEITIEHPEVVNKSYPNFWNDLKSLGFVVKGKD, encoded by the coding sequence ATGAACTACCTAATTTCACACCCTACAAAAAATATTCAAGGAGAAATTATACTCACAGCTTCTAAAAGTGAGAGTAATAGAGCGTTAATCATTCAAGCACTTTGTTCACAACGGTTTGAAATAGCAAATTTAGCCACTGCTCAAGATACAGTCACTTTAAATGGAGTTTTGTCGGACCCCAACAATCAAAAAATAGATGTTGGCGCAGCAGGCACAACCATGCGCTTTTTAACGGCATACTTCGCAACAAGAATGGGAACAGTTGTGTTAACCGGTTCCGATCGAATGAAAAAGCGACCGATTGGAATATTGGTCAATGCCTTGCGCGATTTAGGAGCAGATATTGAATATCTCGAAAATGAAGGGTTTCCTCCTTTGAAAATTACCGGAAAAGCATTAAGAGGTGGAGAAATTGAAATGGATGGAAATGTTAGTAGCCAGTTTATTTCTGCATTGCTATTGATTTCTCCACAATTGCAAAACGGACTCGTTATAAAATTCAAAGGAAACATTACCTCACGGCCTTATATAAATATGACCTTAAAGATGATGGAAGAGTTTCGTGTATATGGTCAGTGGCACGATAATTCAATCTCTGTCTCCCAACAAAATTATCATATAAAAAGTGATGAAGGATACAAGTATCAGGTGGAAGCCGATTGGAGCGCGGCCTCTTATTGGTATGCCATTGTTGCCTTAAGTGATAATGCAGATTTAACAATTAAAGGACTTAAACACCCCAGTTTGCAAGGAGATTCAATTCTTGCAGAAGTGTTTACTTTTTTTGGAGTAAAAACAGAATATATTTCTGATGGAATTCGAATAACAAAAAACAGAATCAAAGACGAACATTTTGGGTTTGACTTTTCTGATTGTCCTGACATAGCACAAACTGTTGCTGTTGTTGTTAGTGCATTAACTATTCCAGCGTTATTCAACGGCCTACATACTCTGAGAATAAAAGAAACGGATAGGATTCAAGCTTTAAAGGTTGAACTAAAAAAAATTGGTACGGTAGTCGATATTTTAAATGACAATGGTGTTAAAATTTCTCCTCAACCTATTACTCAACTTCCAGTTACATTTTCAACATACGAAGATCATCGCATGGCAATGGCATTTTCAGCATTAGCAATGAAGTTAAACGAGATAACGATTGAACATCCGGAAGTGGTCAACAAATCATACCCGAATTTTTGGAACGACTTAAAAAGTTTAGGTTTTGTTGTGAAAGGGAAAGATTGA
- a CDS encoding T9SS type A sorting domain-containing protein, protein MKKIRNLFAIGSILSAVVSYAQISGSGTYLKGNYVEIGIDNLGGFEGANCLTAPVPSGMHLRSANNLFGFTANPQMNGWAGSSFDGDFFTPGSPENGWGFEIADTGGISLGNNCSYLQQIAGAVTSWSYLTPQTICEWEGDALSGTNLHVKINYELHDNDLFYITTVFITNNTGAPISDLRYYRNLDPDNNQEIGGSFTTENTIISQITMGGANTRVSASQTTPWSSYFEFLAVDSNWVAGYGGFANRDASDMYNGIGYTQSVGSVNLADEAIYLAYEIPLLAPGGTQSFKFCSVFDPTAVTAATTALNLSTVSVNEFANSASPVSVYPNPFNNEATITIDKSVQLKNTKLQVYDVLGKEVAAVSNIQDHQFKFEKGNLIPGLYFYKIINDEQEIASGKILIN, encoded by the coding sequence ATGAAAAAAATCAGAAACCTATTTGCTATCGGAAGTATACTTTCGGCTGTTGTTTCTTACGCTCAAATATCGGGTTCGGGTACATACCTGAAAGGTAATTATGTAGAAATAGGCATTGATAATCTGGGTGGCTTTGAAGGAGCGAATTGTTTAACAGCCCCAGTTCCTTCAGGAATGCATCTTCGGTCAGCCAATAATTTATTTGGATTTACTGCTAACCCACAAATGAATGGATGGGCTGGTTCATCGTTTGACGGTGATTTTTTTACTCCGGGTAGCCCTGAAAATGGATGGGGTTTTGAAATTGCAGATACAGGAGGAATTTCTCTAGGTAATAATTGTTCGTATTTACAGCAGATTGCAGGTGCTGTTACTTCTTGGTCGTATTTGACACCTCAAACAATATGCGAATGGGAAGGTGATGCTTTGTCTGGCACAAATTTACATGTTAAAATTAATTATGAATTGCACGACAACGACTTATTCTATATTACTACAGTATTCATAACAAATAACACGGGTGCTCCAATTTCTGACTTACGTTATTATAGAAACTTAGATCCAGATAATAATCAAGAGATAGGTGGTAGTTTCACTACAGAAAATACAATAATTAGCCAAATTACAATGGGAGGAGCCAATACAAGGGTGAGCGCTTCTCAAACTACTCCCTGGAGCTCATACTTCGAGTTCCTTGCAGTGGACTCCAATTGGGTAGCGGGTTATGGTGGATTTGCCAATAGAGATGCTTCAGATATGTACAATGGAATTGGGTACACTCAATCAGTTGGCTCAGTTAATTTGGCAGACGAAGCAATTTATTTAGCGTATGAAATTCCTCTTTTAGCACCAGGAGGCACTCAGTCATTTAAATTTTGTAGCGTTTTTGATCCAACGGCAGTTACCGCAGCAACAACAGCATTAAACTTATCTACTGTTTCTGTAAACGAATTCGCAAATTCTGCAAGCCCCGTATCTGTTTATCCAAATCCTTTTAATAACGAAGCAACAATAACAATTGATAAGTCAGTACAATTGAAAAATACAAAGTTGCAAGTGTATGATGTATTGGGGAAAGAAGTTGCTGCTGTTTCAAATATTCAGGATCACCAATTTAAATTTGAAAAAGGGAATCTTATTCCAGGTCTATATTTCTATAAAATCATTAACGATGAACAGGAAATTGCATCAGGAAAAATCTTAATAAACTAA
- the aroB gene encoding 3-dehydroquinate synthase has product MTEIQSNSYSVFISNDISKEINRFFKSKKSTYSKIFILVDENSLKFCYPQLVEKIEAFEAGEIIEIDSGEQSKTLEVCMQIWSALSEYGADRKSLFVNIGGGVIGDMGGFIASTFKRGIDFINIPTTLLSQVDASIGGKVGVDLNHLKNEIGVFNNPVAVFVNSAFLNSLDKRQILSGFAEIIKHALIADANYWRKVMQADFADLNSFDDLITTSIHIKNTIVKEDPKEQNLRKVLNFGHTIGHAVETFSLEHENKKHLLHGEAIAVGMVCEAYLSHKICKLSKAELSEITEYIIGKYKAVRIDEMDSHRLIELMRHDKKNEKGDILFSLLSGIGKCEINKKAKADQIIESLKYYTEQVKLMNK; this is encoded by the coding sequence ATGACTGAAATTCAATCCAATAGTTATTCTGTTTTTATTTCTAATGATATTTCAAAGGAAATCAATCGTTTTTTTAAATCTAAAAAATCAACGTATTCCAAAATATTTATCTTGGTTGACGAGAATTCACTGAAATTTTGCTACCCGCAATTGGTAGAAAAAATTGAAGCTTTTGAAGCCGGTGAAATCATTGAGATTGATAGTGGTGAACAAAGCAAGACATTAGAAGTGTGTATGCAGATTTGGAGTGCATTGAGCGAATATGGTGCCGACCGGAAATCACTTTTTGTAAACATAGGCGGTGGTGTAATTGGTGATATGGGAGGATTCATCGCTTCTACTTTTAAACGAGGAATCGATTTTATTAATATTCCTACAACATTACTCTCACAGGTAGATGCTTCCATTGGTGGGAAAGTAGGAGTGGACCTAAATCATTTAAAAAATGAGATTGGTGTTTTTAATAACCCTGTTGCTGTTTTTGTGAATAGTGCATTTTTGAATTCATTGGATAAACGACAAATATTGTCAGGATTCGCAGAGATTATTAAACATGCATTGATTGCGGATGCCAATTATTGGAGAAAAGTAATGCAGGCGGATTTTGCTGATTTAAATTCGTTTGATGATTTAATTACAACTTCGATACATATTAAAAATACAATTGTTAAGGAGGATCCGAAAGAACAAAATCTAAGAAAGGTGCTAAATTTTGGACATACAATTGGGCATGCTGTTGAAACATTTTCATTGGAACATGAAAACAAAAAACACTTGTTACATGGTGAAGCGATTGCTGTTGGAATGGTCTGCGAAGCTTACTTGTCGCATAAGATTTGCAAGTTGTCAAAAGCTGAGTTGTCTGAAATAACGGAATATATCATCGGAAAATACAAAGCTGTAAGGATTGATGAAATGGATAGTCATCGATTAATTGAGTTGATGCGACACGATAAAAAGAATGAAAAAGGAGATATTCTTTTTTCACTTCTTTCAGGAATTGGAAAATGTGAAATCAATAAAAAAGCAAAGGCAGATCAGATTATTGAATCATTAAAATATTATACGGAGCAAGTCAAATTGATGAATAAATGA
- a CDS encoding proline dehydrogenase family protein — protein MLSFNNTEISFSGKTNKDLNRSYWLFKMVANPTFVSIGKSLTTFAISMHLPIKGIIKATIFKQFCGGETIEECSTAIQELGKYNVGTILDYSVEGKESEHDFDACMHETIETIKRAKNDQHIPFSVFKVTGLARFAILEKVSAKIALTAEEHLEYERIKNRVNAICKAAHDSGVPIFIDAEESWIQEAIDMMTNHMMELYNKEKAIVYNTFQLYRKDRLSYLKYSFQLAQKSNYFLGAKLVRGAYMEKERKRAEEKNYPSPIQDTKEQTDADYDAALDFCTDNISRIAICAGTHNETSSMKLAEMMTKKNISADNKHIFFSQLLGMSDHISFNLANAHYNVAKYVPYGPVNEVLPYLIRRAQENTSVKGQTGRELSLIIKEKERRKLK, from the coding sequence ATGCTATCATTCAACAATACAGAAATTTCCTTTTCAGGAAAAACAAACAAAGACTTAAATCGTTCGTACTGGCTTTTTAAAATGGTTGCGAATCCGACCTTTGTTTCTATCGGTAAATCTCTTACAACTTTTGCCATCAGTATGCACTTACCAATAAAAGGCATTATCAAGGCGACCATTTTCAAACAATTTTGTGGAGGTGAAACCATTGAAGAATGTAGCACAGCAATTCAAGAGTTAGGGAAATACAATGTAGGAACGATTTTAGACTATTCCGTTGAAGGCAAAGAAAGCGAACACGATTTTGATGCTTGCATGCATGAAACCATTGAAACGATTAAAAGAGCAAAAAATGATCAACACATCCCTTTTTCAGTTTTTAAAGTAACGGGGTTGGCACGTTTTGCAATTTTAGAAAAAGTAAGTGCTAAAATTGCATTAACCGCAGAAGAGCATTTGGAATACGAGCGTATCAAAAATCGAGTAAATGCTATTTGCAAGGCTGCACATGACTCAGGTGTTCCTATCTTTATTGATGCAGAAGAAAGTTGGATTCAGGAAGCCATCGACATGATGACGAATCATATGATGGAACTCTATAATAAAGAAAAAGCAATTGTCTATAATACATTCCAATTATATCGGAAGGATCGCCTCTCTTATTTAAAATACTCCTTTCAATTGGCACAAAAATCCAACTATTTTTTAGGTGCAAAACTAGTTCGTGGTGCCTACATGGAAAAAGAACGCAAACGTGCGGAAGAAAAAAATTACCCTTCCCCTATTCAAGACACCAAAGAACAAACAGATGCAGATTATGATGCTGCTCTTGATTTTTGTACAGACAACATCTCCCGTATTGCTATTTGTGCTGGCACGCATAACGAAACCAGCTCCATGAAACTTGCGGAGATGATGACAAAAAAGAACATCTCCGCTGACAACAAACATATTTTCTTTTCTCAACTACTAGGCATGAGTGATCACATCAGCTTTAACTTGGCCAATGCGCATTACAATGTTGCAAAATATGTTCCGTATGGCCCTGTTAACGAAGTGTTACCTTATTTGATTCGAAGAGCGCAAGAAAATACTTCTGTGAAAGGGCAAACAGGAAGAGAATTGAGTTTAATTATTAAAGAAAAAGAAAGAAGAAAGTTAAAATAA
- a CDS encoding MATE family efflux transporter has translation MLPLFSKNYLHHYKATFLLAYPVVISQLGHIMVGVVDTAMVGQIGTVEQAAVALSNSLYTLVLVFGLGVSYGITPLVAAADSSKNHTENAALLKHSIVINTILGILLFILLFALSPVLNLFNQEQAVVDQAIPFLNVMMLGMIPLCIFSGFKQFTEGLSFTRVAMLITVASNLLNILLNYLMIFGHWGFPEMGLMGSCWASFISRVAMALAMFAYVYYNKHFKIYWKNFTFKDLSKSLTKKILGIGVPSGLQWVFEVGAFAFAVIMIGWIGPDEQAAHQIALSIAASTYMMASGISAAASVRVGNQLGLKSREGVRTAGFSAFAMVLIFMGLMAFLFIIFQHFLPTLFSKESNVISISSSLLIIAAFFQLSDGVQVVGLGALRGVKDVKIPTIITLFAYWVVGLPMSYVFGFKLNLGVEGIWYGLSLGLTIAAVFLLWRFNYVSKRI, from the coding sequence ATGCTTCCATTATTTTCCAAAAACTACCTCCACCACTATAAAGCGACCTTTTTACTTGCTTATCCTGTGGTAATTAGCCAGCTAGGACATATTATGGTTGGGGTTGTGGATACGGCAATGGTTGGACAAATTGGAACCGTTGAACAGGCAGCCGTAGCGCTATCGAACAGCTTATATACGTTGGTATTAGTTTTCGGACTTGGGGTATCCTATGGCATCACACCTTTAGTTGCAGCAGCAGACAGTTCAAAAAACCACACAGAAAATGCCGCTTTATTAAAACATAGCATCGTTATCAACACCATTTTAGGCATTTTGCTTTTCATATTGTTGTTTGCGCTCTCCCCTGTTTTAAATCTTTTTAATCAGGAGCAAGCAGTTGTTGACCAAGCTATTCCATTTTTAAATGTGATGATGTTGGGTATGATTCCTCTTTGTATTTTTTCAGGATTCAAACAATTTACGGAAGGTCTTTCATTCACAAGGGTGGCTATGTTAATTACGGTAGCCTCCAACCTACTGAATATCTTATTGAATTATTTAATGATTTTCGGACATTGGGGGTTCCCTGAAATGGGTTTAATGGGTTCCTGCTGGGCGAGCTTTATTTCACGCGTAGCAATGGCTCTCGCTATGTTCGCTTATGTTTATTACAACAAACATTTTAAAATTTATTGGAAAAACTTCACGTTCAAAGATCTTTCAAAATCACTCACAAAAAAAATTCTGGGTATTGGAGTACCCTCGGGTTTGCAATGGGTTTTTGAAGTCGGTGCATTTGCTTTTGCAGTGATAATGATTGGTTGGATTGGCCCGGATGAACAAGCGGCTCATCAAATCGCACTCAGCATTGCAGCAAGTACCTATATGATGGCAAGCGGAATTTCCGCTGCAGCTTCTGTCAGGGTTGGCAATCAACTTGGATTAAAAAGCAGAGAAGGAGTTCGAACTGCAGGCTTTAGTGCTTTCGCAATGGTATTGATTTTTATGGGTCTGATGGCCTTTCTGTTTATCATCTTTCAACATTTCCTGCCAACGCTTTTCAGTAAAGAGTCGAATGTCATTTCAATTTCCTCCAGCCTTTTGATTATTGCAGCATTCTTCCAATTAAGTGATGGTGTTCAAGTTGTTGGATTAGGAGCCTTGCGAGGTGTAAAAGATGTAAAGATACCTACAATTATAACCCTTTTTGCGTATTGGGTTGTTGGATTACCAATGAGTTATGTATTCGGTTTTAAACTGAATTTAGGCGTTGAGGGAATTTGGTATGGTTTGTCGCTTGGACTTACAATTGCCGCGGTATTTTTGCTTTGGAGATTTAATTATGTGAGTAAGAGGATATAA